In Chitinophaga nivalis, a single genomic region encodes these proteins:
- the rlmD gene encoding 23S rRNA (uracil(1939)-C(5))-methyltransferase RlmD, which translates to MRKKNVVLEKVPVTAYAAEGKALARQDGKVIFIEGGVVPGDVVDVRLHKNKKDWAEGKVVNFHVYSDKRVAPFCHHFGTCGGCKWQMMPYSLQLEYKQQQVADHLQRIGKLVLPAMDNILGSAHTEHYRNKLEFTFSNKAYLTNEEIRENNGEIPVKPALGFHVPKLFDKVLDINTCYLMQEPVNLIRNTIRDYAIAHDLTFYDIRQQEGWLRNLVVRLCTTGEIMVNLVIHHEDKANRIALLDHLLQTVPAITTIVYTINPKKNDSIFDLEPVTYFGKGYAEEKLEDFVFKIGPKSFFQTNTYQGEVLYKVTRDFAGLTGSEIVYDLYCGTGSIGIFVSRNARKVVGIELIKEAIDDAKENAARNNVTNAEFFAGDVVDICDDAFFAHHGQPDVIITDPPRAGMHEKLVNKLLEIAAPKIVYVSCNPATQARDLALLDALYTVEKVQPVDMFPHTHHIENVVLLKKRANN; encoded by the coding sequence GTGAGGAAAAAAAATGTTGTTTTAGAAAAAGTGCCTGTTACTGCCTATGCGGCGGAAGGCAAAGCCCTGGCCCGGCAAGACGGCAAAGTTATTTTTATTGAAGGCGGTGTAGTACCCGGCGATGTGGTAGACGTACGCCTCCATAAAAACAAAAAAGACTGGGCAGAAGGAAAAGTCGTAAACTTCCACGTCTACTCTGATAAAAGGGTGGCCCCTTTTTGCCACCACTTTGGCACCTGCGGCGGCTGTAAATGGCAGATGATGCCCTATAGCCTGCAGCTGGAATACAAACAACAACAGGTAGCAGATCACCTGCAACGTATCGGGAAACTGGTATTACCTGCCATGGATAACATCCTGGGATCCGCACATACGGAACATTACCGCAATAAACTGGAGTTTACTTTCAGCAATAAAGCTTACCTGACCAACGAAGAAATCAGGGAAAACAATGGAGAGATACCGGTAAAACCCGCACTGGGCTTTCACGTACCCAAACTGTTTGATAAAGTACTGGATATTAATACCTGTTACCTCATGCAGGAACCGGTAAACCTGATCCGCAATACGATCCGGGATTATGCCATTGCTCATGACCTGACTTTCTACGATATCCGTCAACAGGAAGGCTGGCTGCGCAACCTGGTGGTACGCCTTTGCACAACCGGGGAAATTATGGTCAACCTGGTTATACACCACGAAGACAAAGCCAACAGAATTGCCCTGCTGGACCATCTGTTGCAAACAGTACCCGCTATTACTACCATCGTGTATACGATCAACCCCAAAAAGAACGATTCCATTTTCGATCTGGAACCAGTAACCTATTTTGGAAAAGGGTATGCAGAAGAGAAACTGGAAGATTTTGTATTTAAAATAGGCCCGAAATCCTTTTTCCAGACCAACACTTATCAGGGAGAAGTGTTATACAAGGTAACCCGGGATTTTGCGGGGCTCACCGGTTCGGAAATTGTATATGATTTATATTGTGGTACCGGCAGTATCGGCATTTTTGTATCCCGCAATGCACGCAAAGTAGTGGGTATAGAGCTGATTAAAGAGGCCATTGACGATGCAAAGGAAAACGCAGCCCGTAACAATGTTACCAATGCCGAATTTTTTGCAGGGGATGTAGTCGATATTTGTGATGATGCCTTTTTCGCGCATCACGGACAACCGGATGTGATCATTACTGATCCACCACGGGCTGGCATGCACGAAAAACTGGTGAACAAACTGCTGGAAATTGCCGCCCCAAAAATTGTATATGTAAGCTGTAACCCGGCAACACAGGCCAGAGACCTGGCATTGCTGGATGCACTTTATACCGTGGAAAAAGTACAACCGGTGGACATGTTTCCGCACACACATCATATAGAAAATGTGGTGCTGCTGAAAAAACGAGCTAATAATTAA
- a CDS encoding rhomboid family intramembrane serine protease, producing the protein MSNYRPGGFHFSLPLVIKNLMIINGLVWLIQMTLLHRYGYDMNDHFALHYWGSSAFRPYQFITHFFMHSTSNPWHLIMNMLILWISGATLENHWGPKRFLVFYLICGLGAALCYMGVLTYENITLTKYANAFLHDPTYSNFVALDNKFSLSDGSTSLSGLKDVLSHDPNNDAAIGIAKVYVQQYVHQYSNTVVVGASGAIYGILFAFGYLFPNNIVFYSFFFPVKAKFFAGFMIISEIWAGIQNAPDDNVAHFAHLGGVLFAYLLIKAWNRTHRKDFS; encoded by the coding sequence ATGAGCAACTACAGGCCCGGAGGATTCCATTTTTCATTACCCCTGGTGATCAAGAATCTTATGATCATTAACGGATTGGTGTGGCTGATACAAATGACGCTGCTACACCGGTACGGCTATGATATGAATGATCATTTTGCCCTCCATTATTGGGGTTCCAGTGCTTTCAGGCCTTATCAGTTTATTACGCATTTCTTCATGCACTCTACCAGTAATCCCTGGCACCTGATCATGAACATGCTGATTCTTTGGATATCCGGCGCAACACTGGAAAATCATTGGGGACCCAAACGGTTCCTGGTCTTTTACCTTATCTGCGGACTGGGTGCAGCCTTGTGTTACATGGGGGTGCTTACCTACGAAAATATCACGCTAACGAAATATGCCAATGCGTTTCTGCATGATCCTACCTACAGTAACTTTGTTGCATTGGACAACAAGTTTTCCCTGTCGGACGGCTCTACAAGCCTCAGTGGACTAAAGGACGTATTATCGCATGATCCTAATAATGATGCGGCGATCGGCATTGCCAAAGTATATGTGCAACAGTATGTGCATCAATACAGCAACACCGTAGTGGTGGGCGCATCAGGAGCTATTTACGGCATCCTGTTTGCCTTTGGGTACCTGTTTCCGAATAATATTGTTTTCTATTCCTTTTTCTTTCCTGTTAAGGCCAAATTCTTCGCGGGCTTCATGATTATCTCTGAAATATGGGCGGGTATTCAAAACGCGCCGGATGATAATGTAGCTCACTTCGCCCATCTGGGCGGCGTACTGTTTGCCTACCTGCTGATCAAAGCATGGAACAGGACACATCGAAAGGATTTTTCTTAA
- a CDS encoding rhomboid family intramembrane serine protease, translating to MHALEKEKLPRLSLGEGRNMVTQLLVVNLTVFIFLFFTLVIYKMEQVGEPRFYQDIMTWLRLPGSLSLFLSRPWTLVTSLFTHMGVWLVFSNMVWLWCFGTFMQHLAGYQRILPLYLFGGICGNLFYLAAMQLIPGFHAQAANAHTMGAAGSIMALAIGVTTVAPRFRIFPLMAGGIALWVITLVFTGLAIGTLLSSSNGITQLPILAGGALAGWIYMQQWKKGNDWGAGFNRIVFKLTHVFHPAAQRVDPEDIKKNLQSDSPLPPYKRIGKVPEQRLNEILDKISENGITSLTDDERDTLLRASKPE from the coding sequence ATGCATGCGTTGGAAAAAGAGAAACTACCTCGCCTCTCTTTAGGAGAAGGAAGAAATATGGTGACACAATTACTGGTGGTGAACCTGACGGTTTTTATTTTCCTGTTTTTCACCCTTGTTATTTACAAGATGGAACAAGTAGGAGAACCGCGTTTTTACCAGGATATTATGACCTGGCTCCGGCTCCCCGGCAGTTTATCATTGTTCCTGTCGCGCCCCTGGACTCTTGTCACCTCCCTGTTTACCCACATGGGCGTATGGCTGGTATTTTCCAATATGGTCTGGCTGTGGTGCTTTGGTACATTCATGCAGCACCTGGCTGGTTATCAGCGTATTTTACCTTTGTATCTTTTTGGTGGCATCTGCGGTAACCTCTTTTATCTGGCTGCCATGCAGCTGATTCCCGGCTTTCATGCCCAGGCTGCCAATGCCCATACCATGGGCGCTGCCGGTAGTATTATGGCATTAGCCATTGGCGTTACCACGGTAGCACCCCGTTTCCGCATTTTCCCCCTGATGGCTGGAGGTATTGCCCTTTGGGTAATTACCCTGGTATTTACCGGGTTGGCAATAGGTACCTTACTGTCTTCTTCTAATGGCATTACCCAGCTGCCGATACTGGCAGGTGGCGCATTAGCCGGATGGATATATATGCAGCAATGGAAAAAAGGCAACGACTGGGGCGCCGGATTCAACAGAATCGTCTTTAAATTAACCCACGTATTTCACCCGGCTGCGCAGCGGGTCGATCCGGAGGATATTAAAAAAAACCTTCAGTCTGACTCTCCCCTCCCGCCTTATAAACGAATCGGCAAAGTGCCGGAGCAACGGCTGAATGAAATACTTGATAAAATAAGTGAAAACGGGATTACCTCGCTGACAGACGATGAAAGGGATACCCTGTTGCGGGCAAGTAAACCTGAATAA
- a CDS encoding endonuclease/exonuclease/phosphatase family protein, with amino-acid sequence MSTPLRRLLVWSNGLLVISLLLSAYLPYFNPGKYWITGFAGMIFPVLFPVCCLFIPVLLLLRQKRYALITAAGVLLCLHVALHTWGIHLSPKDDIIKPANSDQFTLLTYNTSSMGLVQYQTDTARRNAVYNLVKSAAADIVCMQEFYTNDKPDLTHNLDSIRLAGPYPYHYFTCDRIHWESWYYGIILFSRFPILSAKAIPCSKKKHAGSGDSFLQADVLVNTDTVRIFSVQLTSYMFKGEDYSNMQSGGSRSLLSKMRHTFHERSAQARHLASLVAASPYPVIVCGDFNDTPVSYTYRTIRPGLQDAFLETGRGWGRTLSFLSPSLRIDYLLPQDRFNIHGSKVFHIPFSEHFPFMARLSLKKH; translated from the coding sequence ATGTCCACGCCCCTTCGTCGATTGTTGGTATGGAGTAACGGCCTGTTGGTTATATCATTGTTACTCAGTGCTTATCTGCCCTATTTCAATCCTGGTAAATACTGGATTACCGGCTTCGCCGGGATGATTTTCCCGGTTTTGTTTCCCGTTTGTTGCCTGTTTATTCCTGTATTATTATTGCTCCGGCAAAAAAGATATGCCCTGATTACAGCAGCTGGCGTACTGCTATGCCTACACGTAGCGCTGCATACCTGGGGTATTCACCTTTCGCCGAAGGATGATATTATCAAACCAGCCAACAGTGACCAGTTTACGCTGCTAACCTACAACACCAGCAGTATGGGACTGGTACAGTACCAAACAGATACGGCCAGGCGTAACGCTGTGTATAACCTGGTAAAATCTGCCGCTGCAGATATTGTATGTATGCAGGAATTCTACACCAACGATAAACCAGACCTGACGCATAACCTGGACAGTATCCGCCTGGCAGGCCCCTACCCTTACCATTATTTCACGTGCGACCGGATTCACTGGGAAAGCTGGTATTATGGTATCATCCTGTTTTCCCGTTTTCCTATTCTATCCGCCAAAGCGATCCCCTGTAGCAAAAAAAAGCACGCCGGCAGCGGCGACAGTTTCCTGCAGGCAGATGTATTGGTGAATACGGATACCGTCCGCATTTTCAGCGTGCAACTGACTTCGTATATGTTCAAGGGTGAGGACTACAGCAATATGCAGAGCGGTGGCAGCAGAAGCCTGCTTTCCAAAATGCGGCATACCTTCCACGAAAGGTCGGCACAGGCCAGGCACCTGGCATCTCTGGTAGCAGCCAGTCCATATCCGGTGATTGTTTGCGGCGATTTTAATGACACACCGGTATCCTATACCTACCGGACAATCCGGCCCGGGTTACAGGACGCATTTCTGGAAACCGGCCGGGGCTGGGGCCGTACCCTTTCTTTCCTGTCGCCTTCCTTACGGATTGATTACCTCTTACCCCAGGATCGGTTTAACATCCACGGCAGCAAGGTTTTTCACATTCCGTTTTCAGAGCATTTCCCCTTTATGGCCCGTCTGTCATTGAAAAAACATTAA
- a CDS encoding endonuclease/exonuclease/phosphatase family protein — MRFLRLFTKGFFVTINFAVVLLFLAACLAPYISPAWFWPISFITLAFPFLLGLLVIFLIGWLFFNYRYAFLSLIAIFLGWKSISAFVALNITGGNKVPPAAQPGLTVMSYNVSQFGLYRERDSKYNRLAMFALIKKQELDIACFQDFYTSEKKNDFNNREDISREMKLPYRFFSSDFNRNGMQHWGSIIYSRYPIIAADKVKMSVGPRSESLIYADIVKGTDTIRIVNMHLESYRFNAKDYNAIQKIKNQEDTGLVATKSIVQKMREAYIRRSQQADIVGGFIKQSPYPVIVCGDFNDTPASYTYFTIKGDLQDAFLQKGLGIGRTFNGLAPTLRIDYVFASADFKINSFRKIISDLSDHYPVIANLSLIGSGQATVEVNK, encoded by the coding sequence GTGCGATTTTTAAGACTATTTACGAAGGGATTTTTTGTGACCATCAACTTCGCCGTGGTGTTACTTTTCCTGGCAGCCTGCCTGGCGCCTTATATTTCGCCGGCATGGTTCTGGCCAATCAGTTTTATCACGCTGGCTTTCCCGTTTTTACTGGGATTACTGGTGATATTTCTGATTGGCTGGCTGTTCTTTAATTACCGGTATGCTTTTCTGTCGCTGATTGCCATATTCCTGGGCTGGAAATCGATCAGCGCATTTGTGGCGCTGAATATCACTGGTGGCAACAAAGTACCGCCGGCAGCACAACCCGGACTAACGGTGATGAGCTATAATGTAAGCCAGTTTGGGCTTTACCGGGAACGAGACAGTAAATACAACCGGCTGGCCATGTTTGCTTTGATCAAAAAACAGGAGTTGGATATTGCCTGCTTCCAGGATTTTTATACTTCTGAGAAAAAAAATGATTTCAATAACCGGGAAGATATTTCCCGGGAGATGAAACTGCCTTATCGCTTTTTTTCCAGCGATTTTAACCGGAACGGGATGCAGCATTGGGGTTCTATCATCTACTCCCGTTATCCGATCATTGCTGCAGATAAAGTAAAAATGAGCGTAGGTCCCCGGAGTGAAAGCCTGATTTATGCCGATATTGTAAAAGGAACGGATACCATCCGTATTGTAAATATGCACCTGGAGTCTTACCGCTTCAACGCCAAAGACTACAATGCCATACAAAAAATCAAAAACCAGGAAGATACCGGGCTGGTAGCCACCAAAAGTATTGTGCAGAAAATGCGGGAAGCGTATATCCGCCGCAGCCAACAAGCCGATATTGTAGGTGGATTTATCAAACAAAGCCCTTATCCGGTGATCGTTTGCGGAGATTTTAACGACACCCCCGCTTCCTATACCTACTTTACCATCAAAGGCGATCTGCAGGATGCCTTTTTGCAAAAAGGATTGGGGATTGGCCGTACCTTTAACGGCCTGGCGCCTACACTGCGGATTGACTATGTTTTTGCCAGTGCTGACTTTAAAATCAACAGTTTCCGGAAAATTATCTCCGACCTGTCAGATCATTATCCTGTAATTGCCAACCTTAGCCTGATAGGCAGCGGACAGGCAACAGTAGAAGTAAATAAATAA